A DNA window from Vagococcus penaei contains the following coding sequences:
- a CDS encoding energy-coupling factor ABC transporter ATP-binding protein: MDITFEQVDFTYQPNSPFEQRVLFDINLAIPSQTYTAIVGHTGSGKSTLLQHLNALLKPTKGTVTLGDRVITPTTDNKNLKPIRKKVGIVFQFPESQLFEETVERDIAFGPKNFGVSEEESKRLAREMIELVGLDATYLERSPFDLSGGQMRRVAIAGVLAMEPEVVILDEPTAGLDPQGRKEIMEMFHRLHKEKGISIILVTHLMDDVAEYADFMVVLEKGKVQKKGHPRDIFSDIKWLETKQLGVPTATAFAFDLMEKGFEFSQLPLTAEELADELMTDLQGGQSS; the protein is encoded by the coding sequence ATGGACATCACGTTTGAACAAGTAGATTTTACTTACCAACCCAATAGTCCTTTCGAACAACGGGTCTTGTTTGATATTAATTTAGCAATTCCTAGTCAAACTTATACTGCAATTGTTGGTCATACCGGTAGTGGAAAATCAACACTCTTACAACATCTAAATGCCTTATTAAAACCAACAAAAGGGACTGTCACGTTAGGTGATCGTGTGATTACCCCGACAACTGATAATAAGAATTTAAAGCCGATTCGAAAAAAAGTAGGCATTGTCTTTCAATTCCCTGAGTCACAACTCTTTGAGGAAACAGTTGAACGTGATATTGCTTTTGGTCCAAAGAATTTTGGCGTATCTGAGGAAGAAAGTAAACGATTAGCTCGTGAAATGATTGAATTAGTTGGTTTAGATGCAACTTATTTAGAACGTTCACCGTTCGATTTATCTGGAGGACAAATGCGACGTGTCGCAATTGCTGGAGTACTTGCTATGGAACCAGAAGTGGTAATTTTAGATGAACCAACGGCTGGACTTGATCCTCAAGGACGTAAAGAAATCATGGAAATGTTTCACCGTCTGCATAAAGAAAAAGGTATCAGTATCATTCTTGTGACACATTTGATGGATGATGTCGCTGAATATGCGGACTTTATGGTTGTTTTAGAAAAAGGGAAGGTCCAAAAAAAAGGCCATCCTCGCGATATTTTTAGTGATATTAAGTGGCTTGAGACCAAGCAATTGGGTGTTCCAACCGCGACAGCTTTTGCTTTTGATCTAATGGAAAAAGGCTTTGAATTTAGCCAATTGCCGTTGACGGCTGAAGAATTAGCGGATGAATTAATGACTGATTTACAAGGAGGTCAGTCCTCATGA
- the rpsK gene encoding 30S ribosomal protein S11 — MVAKKVTRKRRVKKNIESGVAHIHSTFNNTIVMLTDVHGNAISWSSAGALGFRGSKKATPFAAQMAAETAAKVAMEHGLKTVDVTVKGPGSGREAAIRSLQATGLEVTAIRDVTPVPHNGCRPPKRRRV; from the coding sequence ATGGTAGCAAAAAAAGTTACTCGTAAACGTCGAGTTAAAAAGAATATTGAATCAGGTGTGGCTCATATCCATTCTACATTCAATAATACAATTGTGATGCTAACAGATGTACATGGAAATGCTATTTCTTGGTCATCAGCTGGTGCATTAGGATTTAGAGGTAGTAAAAAAGCAACTCCATTTGCAGCTCAAATGGCAGCAGAAACTGCAGCTAAAGTAGCAATGGAACATGGCTTAAAAACTGTTGACGTAACTGTTAAGGGACCTGGTTCTGGTCGTGAGGCAGCAATTCGTTCATTACAAGCAACAGGATTAGAAGTGACAGCAATTCGTGACGTTACTCCAGTTCCTCACAATGGATGTCGCCCTCCAAAACGCCGTCGTGTTTAA
- the rpsM gene encoding 30S ribosomal protein S13, which yields MARIAGVDIPRDKRVVISLTYIYGIGKHTAQDILAEAGVSEDIRVRDLTNDQTDAIRAAIDKLKVEGDLRRETNLNIKRLMEIGSYRGMRHRRGLPTRGQNTKNNARTRKGPARSIAGKKK from the coding sequence ATGGCTCGTATTGCAGGTGTAGATATTCCTCGTGATAAACGTGTAGTTATTTCGCTTACTTATATTTATGGTATCGGAAAACATACAGCACAAGACATTTTAGCTGAAGCTGGTGTATCAGAAGACATTCGTGTCCGTGATCTAACAAATGATCAAACTGATGCTATCCGTGCAGCAATTGATAAATTAAAAGTTGAAGGTGACTTACGTCGTGAAACGAACTTAAACATCAAACGCTTGATGGAAATTGGTTCATACAGAGGTATGCGTCATCGTCGTGGATTACCAACTCGTGGACAAAACACGAAAAATAATGCACGTACTAGAAAAGGCCCAGCTCGTTCAATCGCTGGTAAGAAAAAATAA
- a CDS encoding DNA-directed RNA polymerase subunit alpha: MIEFEKPRITKIDEDRDYGKFVIEPLERGYGTTLGNSLRRILLSSLPGAAITNLQIDGVLHEFSTVPGVREDVTQIILNIKGLALKLYTEEVKTLEIDITGPAEVTAGDIITDSDVEIMNKDLFICSVAEGSTFRASLTVKPGRGYVQADENKSEDMPIGVLPVDSIYTPVNRVNYQVENTRVGRRDDFDKLTLDVWTDGSIAPQEAISLAAKILTEHLDIFVNLTDEAKNAEIMIEKEETQKEKMLETTIEELDLSVRSYNCLKRAGINTLQELTNKSEAEMIKVRNLGRKSLEEVKAKLADLGIGLRQED; the protein is encoded by the coding sequence ATGATTGAATTTGAGAAACCAAGAATCACAAAGATTGATGAAGACCGAGATTATGGCAAGTTCGTCATCGAACCACTTGAAAGAGGCTATGGAACGACTTTAGGAAATTCCTTACGCCGTATTTTATTGTCATCTCTTCCAGGTGCTGCAATCACCAATCTACAGATAGATGGTGTCTTACACGAATTTTCAACTGTTCCAGGTGTACGTGAAGATGTGACTCAAATAATATTAAATATTAAAGGGTTAGCATTAAAACTTTACACAGAAGAAGTGAAAACTTTAGAAATCGATATTACTGGTCCGGCTGAAGTAACAGCGGGCGATATCATTACTGATAGTGATGTTGAAATTATGAATAAAGATTTATTTATTTGTAGTGTAGCTGAAGGCTCAACATTCCGTGCTAGTTTAACAGTTAAACCTGGTCGTGGATATGTTCAAGCTGACGAAAACAAATCGGAAGATATGCCAATTGGTGTATTACCGGTGGATTCTATCTACACTCCAGTAAATCGCGTGAACTACCAAGTAGAAAATACACGTGTAGGTCGTCGTGATGATTTTGACAAATTAACTTTAGATGTTTGGACTGACGGATCAATTGCTCCTCAAGAAGCTATTAGTTTAGCTGCTAAAATCTTGACTGAGCATTTAGATATCTTTGTTAATCTAACAGATGAAGCGAAAAATGCTGAAATCATGATCGAAAAAGAAGAAACACAAAAAGAAAAGATGTTGGAAACAACAATCGAGGAATTAGACTTATCTGTTCGTTCATACAACTGTCTAAAACGTGCTGGGATCAACACGTTACAGGAATTAACAAATAAATCTGAAGCCGAAATGATTAAGGTTCGTAACTTAGGCCGTAAATCACTAGAAGAAGTGAAAGCTAAACTAGCTGATTTAGGAATTGGCCTACGCCAAGAAGATTAA
- the rplQ gene encoding 50S ribosomal protein L17: MSYRKLGRTSSQRKALLRDLTTDLIINERIETTEARAKEIRSTTEKMITLGKRGDLHARRQAATFVRNELTEARLAEDGETIVQETALQKLFSDLAPRYADRQGGYTRILKKGQRRGDAAPMVIIELV; this comes from the coding sequence GTGAGTTATCGTAAATTAGGTCGCACAAGTAGCCAAAGAAAAGCTTTACTTCGTGATTTAACAACTGATTTAATTATCAACGAACGCATTGAAACAACTGAAGCTCGTGCTAAGGAAATTCGTTCGACAACAGAGAAAATGATTACTTTAGGTAAACGCGGAGATCTTCATGCTCGTCGTCAAGCAGCTACTTTTGTTCGTAATGAATTAACAGAAGCTCGCTTAGCGGAAGATGGAGAAACTATCGTCCAAGAGACAGCTTTACAAAAATTATTCAGTGACTTAGCACCTCGCTATGCTGACCGTCAAGGTGGATACACACGCATCCTTAAAAAAGGACAACGCCGTGGAGACGCTGCCCCAATGGTTATCATTGAATTAGTTTAA
- the rplM gene encoding 50S ribosomal protein L13 translates to MRTTYMAKAGEVERKWYVVDATDISLGRLSAVVASILRGKNKPTFTPHVDTGDYVIVINADQVKLTGQKASDKMYHRHSQHPGGLKSVSAGELREKNSRRLIETSIKGMLPKNTLGRKQGSKLFVYGGSEHNHQAQQPEVLDITNLI, encoded by the coding sequence ATGCGTACAACATATATGGCCAAAGCTGGCGAAGTAGAGCGTAAATGGTATGTAGTAGATGCAACGGACATTTCTTTAGGTCGTTTATCTGCTGTCGTAGCATCTATCCTACGAGGAAAAAATAAACCAACATTCACACCACACGTAGACACTGGTGACTATGTGATTGTTATTAATGCAGACCAAGTAAAATTAACAGGACAAAAAGCAAGTGACAAAATGTATCACCGTCATAGCCAACACCCAGGTGGTTTGAAATCTGTATCTGCTGGTGAATTACGTGAAAAGAACTCACGTCGTTTAATCGAAACTTCTATCAAAGGTATGTTACCAAAAAATACTTTAGGTCGTAAACAAGGCTCTAAATTATTTGTTTATGGTGGAAGCGAACATAATCATCAAGCACAACAACCAGAAGTATTGGATATTACAAACCTAATTTAA
- the truA gene encoding tRNA pseudouridine(38-40) synthase TruA — protein MPRYKATIQYDGTNYAGFQRQTNARSIQETIETVLTRLNGGQSVVIHPSGRTDSGVHALGQVIHFDLPQARDTEKLRFALDTQCPSDISVSQVESVSDTFHARYLATEKTYHYYVDTSVYRSPFKRLYSAHYTFTLDLDKMRQAAQDIVGTHDFTVFCAVGSPVEDKTRTVHEVVIEELSPTELRFVFRGNGFLYKMVRLLMGTLLRIGAGKLPIDTIQTALKTQDKKIIGPTAHPEGLFLVEVRYDEEKNEI, from the coding sequence ATGCCAAGATACAAAGCAACTATTCAATACGATGGAACTAACTATGCAGGGTTTCAACGTCAAACTAATGCACGAAGTATTCAAGAAACGATTGAGACGGTCCTAACTCGCCTAAATGGTGGTCAATCCGTTGTGATTCATCCATCGGGTCGTACGGACTCAGGTGTCCACGCATTAGGTCAGGTCATTCACTTTGATTTACCTCAAGCACGTGATACTGAAAAATTGCGATTTGCACTTGATACACAATGTCCAAGCGACATTAGCGTGAGCCAAGTTGAATCTGTCTCAGACACTTTCCATGCGAGATACCTCGCTACGGAGAAAACCTATCACTACTATGTAGATACCTCAGTCTATAGGAGCCCGTTTAAGAGACTTTATTCTGCACACTACACATTTACCTTAGACTTAGATAAAATGCGTCAGGCAGCTCAAGATATCGTTGGAACTCATGACTTTACGGTTTTTTGTGCCGTTGGGAGTCCAGTTGAAGACAAAACACGGACCGTTCATGAAGTAGTCATTGAAGAATTAAGCCCAACTGAGCTGCGTTTTGTCTTTCGAGGCAATGGCTTTCTTTATAAAATGGTGCGACTATTGATGGGAACACTACTCAGAATTGGTGCAGGAAAACTACCAATCGATACAATTCAAACAGCCTTAAAAACCCAGGATAAAAAAATAATAGGTCCCACGGCACATCCGGAGGGGTTGTTTCTGGTAGAGGTTCGTTATGATGAAGAAAAAAATGAAATTTAA
- the rpsI gene encoding 30S ribosomal protein S9, with protein MAKVQYLGTGRRKTSVARVRLVPGTGKVIINKKDIEEYIPHADLREVIMQPLVATETKGAYDVLVNVNGGGYAGQSGATRHGIARALLQVDPDFRPVLKRAGLLTRDARMVERKKPGLKKARKASQFSKR; from the coding sequence TTGGCTAAAGTACAATATTTAGGCACAGGCCGTCGTAAAACATCTGTAGCACGCGTACGCTTAGTACCAGGTACAGGTAAAGTAATCATTAACAAAAAAGACATTGAAGAATACATTCCACACGCTGATTTACGCGAAGTAATCATGCAACCATTAGTAGCAACAGAAACTAAAGGTGCTTATGACGTTTTAGTTAACGTTAACGGTGGTGGATATGCTGGACAATCTGGAGCAACTCGTCATGGTATCGCTCGTGCGTTACTACAAGTAGACCCAGACTTCCGTCCTGTATTAAAACGCGCTGGTTTATTAACTCGTGACGCTCGTATGGTTGAACGTAAAAAACCAGGTCTTAAAAAAGCTCGTAAAGCTAGTCAGTTCTCAAAACGTTAA
- a CDS encoding energy-coupling factor transporter transmembrane component T family protein — protein MMNKLILGRYIPGESFIHRLDPRAKLLMSFYFIGIIFLCNNFPSFGVMFIFTLIAIYASKISLKFFINGVKPLIWLILFTVILQVLFTQGGDVYFHWGFITISQFGLTNGAYIFLRFVLIIFMSTLLTLTTPPLSLADAIEYILRPLKAVKFPAHEVSLMLSIALRFVPTLMDETEKIMNAQRARGVDFGEGNLMQKMKAIVPLLIPLFVSSFNRAEDLATAMEARGYQGGDVRTKYRVLAWSRQDTLVIFIFALLTVALVWIRS, from the coding sequence ATGATGAATAAATTAATCTTAGGTCGTTATATTCCAGGTGAGTCGTTTATTCATCGACTCGATCCGCGAGCTAAATTATTGATGAGCTTTTATTTTATTGGGATTATCTTTCTGTGTAATAATTTTCCATCATTTGGTGTAATGTTTATTTTCACACTAATCGCCATTTATGCATCAAAAATTAGTCTGAAATTCTTTATTAATGGTGTGAAACCATTAATCTGGTTAATCCTATTTACGGTCATCCTTCAAGTACTCTTTACTCAAGGTGGCGATGTTTACTTCCATTGGGGGTTTATTACGATTAGCCAATTTGGCCTAACTAATGGAGCCTATATCTTTTTACGATTTGTTTTAATTATTTTTATGTCAACATTACTAACACTAACGACTCCACCGTTGTCCTTAGCTGACGCGATTGAATACATCTTGCGTCCATTGAAGGCCGTAAAGTTTCCGGCACATGAAGTCTCATTGATGCTATCTATTGCACTACGTTTTGTGCCGACATTAATGGATGAGACAGAAAAAATCATGAACGCCCAACGTGCACGTGGTGTCGATTTTGGTGAAGGGAATTTAATGCAAAAAATGAAAGCTATTGTCCCACTGCTAATTCCACTCTTTGTGAGTAGTTTTAACCGAGCAGAAGATTTGGCAACAGCCATGGAAGCTCGTGGCTATCAAGGTGGCGATGTACGGACAAAGTACCGTGTTTTAGCTTGGAGTCGTCAAGATACCCTAGTCATCTTTATTTTTGCTTTATTGACTGTTGCACTTGTTTGGATTCGTTCATAA
- a CDS encoding energy-coupling factor ABC transporter ATP-binding protein, which produces MTNPLITLDNITFKYYTQDEESRAALNDVSLNIYPGEWVALIGHNGSGKSTLAKTINGLIQPTSGRIHVKGEEVSEKNIWDIRRMIGMVFQNPDNQFVGSTVEDDVAFGLENQGIVREDMLTRVHDALERVRMSDFAAKEPARLSGGQKQRVAIAGVIALRPDVIILDEATSMLDPQGREEVISTIRQIKEESNLTVISITHDIDEAAYANRVLVMRQGEIIQEGTPADIFSEGEKLIQLGLDIPFPEKLKASLKQRGLDVPKDYLTEEGMVDWLWTSRLNK; this is translated from the coding sequence ATGACGAATCCTTTAATTACATTAGATAACATAACATTTAAATACTATACACAAGATGAAGAAAGCCGTGCAGCGTTAAATGATGTGTCGTTAAATATTTACCCAGGAGAATGGGTGGCACTCATTGGCCATAATGGTTCTGGTAAATCAACATTAGCTAAGACGATTAACGGGTTAATTCAGCCGACATCTGGCCGTATTCATGTCAAAGGTGAAGAAGTCTCAGAAAAAAATATCTGGGATATTCGTCGCATGATAGGGATGGTTTTTCAAAATCCTGATAATCAATTTGTTGGCTCAACAGTCGAAGATGATGTAGCCTTCGGTCTAGAAAACCAAGGAATCGTACGTGAAGATATGTTAACACGCGTGCACGATGCTTTAGAACGCGTACGTATGTCAGATTTTGCTGCAAAGGAACCTGCCCGCTTATCCGGTGGTCAAAAACAACGCGTGGCGATTGCTGGTGTGATTGCACTACGCCCCGATGTTATTATTTTGGATGAAGCAACATCTATGTTAGACCCTCAAGGGCGTGAAGAAGTTATTTCGACAATCCGCCAAATTAAAGAGGAATCGAACTTAACGGTTATTTCCATTACTCATGATATTGACGAGGCAGCTTATGCCAATCGTGTACTTGTCATGCGCCAAGGTGAGATTATTCAAGAAGGAACTCCTGCAGATATTTTCTCAGAAGGAGAGAAGCTAATTCAATTAGGCTTAGATATTCCCTTTCCTGAAAAACTGAAAGCATCACTCAAGCAACGAGGCCTAGACGTACCAAAAGATTATTTAACTGAAGAAGGGATGGTTGATTGGTTATGGACATCACGTTTGAACAAGTAG